One window of Scylla paramamosain isolate STU-SP2022 chromosome 47, ASM3559412v1, whole genome shotgun sequence genomic DNA carries:
- the LOC135094979 gene encoding alpha/beta hydrolase domain-containing protein 17B-like, with protein sequence MNGLSIRDICCLFCWPPCPSSIAAKMAFIPPEPTYSFTPDETGSRHSLHLTDKAEWQFTDKEKEAIEVFYTRTTRGNKIACMFVRCSPNARFCILFSHGNAADLGHMSSFYLSLGTRINCNIFSYDYSGYGVSAGKPSEKNLYSDIDAAWHALRTRYGISPENIILYGQSIGTAATIDLASRYEVGAVILHSPLMSGIRVLFNTKRTWFFDAFPSIEKVPKITSPVLVIHGTEDNVVDFSHGLAIHERCPRAVEPLWVEGAGHNDVELYSQYLERLKQFVSVELVN encoded by the exons ATGAACGGGCTGAGTATTAGAGATATCTGCTGTCTGTTCTGCTGGCCGCCCTGCCCCTCCAGCATAGCGGCCAAGATGGCTTTTATCCCGCCAGAGCCCACCTATTCCTTCACCCCCGACGAGACGGGCTCCAGACACTCCCTGCACCTCACGGACAAGGCGGAGTGGCAGTTCacggacaaggagaaggaagctaTTGAGGTTTTCTACACACGGACCACCCGAGGGAACAAAATCGCCTGCATGTTCGTCAGGTGTTCCCCTAACGCCAGGTTCTGCATCCTGTTCTCCCACGGCAATGCAGCGGACCTCGGCCACATGAGCAGCTTCTACCTGTCTCTAGGCACGAGGATAAACTGTAATATATTCAGCTATGACTACTCCGGCTACGGCGTGTCTGCAGGGAAGCCGTCGGAGAAGAACCTGTACTCGGATATAGACGCCGCCTGGCACGCCCTCAGGACCCGCTACGGGATATCCCCTGAGAACATCATTCTGTACGGCCAGAGCATCGGGACGGCCGCCACCATTGACCTAGCTTCCAGATACGAGGTGGGGGCGGTCATCCTTCACTCCCCACTCATGTCTGGCATACGGGTTCTCTTCAATACCAAGAGGACCTGGTTTTTTGATGCATTTCCGAG CATTGAGAAGGTTCCGAAGATCACATCCCCGGTGCTGGTCATTCACGGCACAGAGGACAACGTAGTGGACTTCTCCCACGGCCTGGCCATCCACGAACGCTGCCCCCGCGCGGTGGAGCCTCTATGGGTGGAG GGCGCGGGTCACAACGACGTGGAGCTGTACAGCCAGTACCTGGAGCGCCTCAAGCAGTTTGTGTCCGTCGAGCTGGTCAATTGA
- the LOC135094975 gene encoding uncharacterized protein LOC135094975 gives MAARQTRQPFSSQAILYLLLHHTEEGRRGDVEMIYKALENTVIMGGGVGGSVRLPGVGVGQLGRPYTRLQRLTGVRANLPSLLSSLPRVLEDLAVCESTPEISQEVGEALDAIVNEAASFAPASQHPIQVVLVTWGRVEVLTEALSMVLTLEHARHISAVHVAAVESLEGETGRGSYRQGMLLGAYG, from the exons ATGGCGGCGCGGCAGACAAGGCAGCCCTTCAGTAGCCAGGCCATCCTGTACCTGCTCCTGCACCACACGGAGGAGGGCAGGCGAGGCGACGTGGAGATGATATACAAG gcCCTCGAGAACACAGTAATCATGGGCGGGGGCGTGGGTGGGAGCGTGAGGCTGCCGGGAGTGGGCGTGGGTCAGCTGGGACGCCCCTACACACGCCTTCAACGTTTAACTGGCGTGAGAGCCAATCTgccgtctctcctctcctctctccctcgcgtGCTGGAGGACCTGGCTGTGTGTGAGAG CACCCCAGAGATAAGccaggaggtgggggaggctCTTGACGCAATAGTGAATGAGGCTGCTTCCTTCGCCCCGGCCTCCCAGCACCCCATCCAG gtagtGTTGGTGACCTGGGGCCGCGTGGAGGTTCTGACGGAGGCGCTGTCGATGGTGCTGACGCTGGAGCACGCCCGCCATATTAGCGCCGTGCac GTGGCAGCAGTAGAGAGCCTGGAGGGGGAGACGGGGAGGGGGAGCTACCGGCAGGGGATGCTGTTGGGGGCGTATGGGTGA